The following proteins come from a genomic window of Terribacillus aidingensis:
- a CDS encoding heavy metal translocating P-type ATPase, whose protein sequence is MKKHAELIAALLSGALILITYFDFHDSEAAPFLYSAAYLIGGFFKAKEGITETITERKLNVEMLMIFAAIGAAIIGHWLEGALLIFIFALSGALETYTENRSSQELRALLSLQPDEATRMTAAGKESVPVDQLQVDDLVIVLPGERIPADGIILKGVTSIDESAITGESIPVTKAEGNEVFASTVNSSAVLEICVTKPAQETLFQRIITMVQTAQEQKSPAQHFIERFEGPYVKTVLMLVLLLILIPPFIINWSFTESFYRAMILLVVASPCALVASVMPATLSAISKGARNGILVKGGSHLETLGQVKAVAFDKTGSLTVGKPSVTDFLVSKNAEASIVLEAAYAIQSQSSHPLAKAVAAYAHADSIKQAEQVTDAAGQGMKGVWKGQKWRIGKASYMQNPADQELTNQADALAAAGKSLVYIENEQGVAGVFALQDTIRPEAKAAIRSLSKLGISTIMLTGDNDQTAKAIAKEAGITTYRANCLPDEKVEEIKELESSYGTIAMVGDGINDAPALATAQVGIAMGNGTDAALETADMVLIKNDLRKLADAVKLSKRMRRIIKQNIIFSVAVILLLILANISQYLGLPLGVVGHEGSTILVILNGLRLLR, encoded by the coding sequence ATGAAAAAACACGCTGAACTGATTGCCGCATTATTGAGCGGTGCCTTGATTCTCATCACCTATTTCGATTTTCATGACTCGGAAGCTGCACCTTTCCTTTATAGTGCAGCATATCTCATCGGTGGATTCTTTAAAGCGAAAGAAGGTATTACAGAAACTATTACGGAACGAAAGCTGAATGTGGAAATGCTGATGATTTTTGCCGCTATAGGAGCTGCTATTATCGGTCATTGGCTGGAAGGTGCATTGCTCATCTTCATCTTCGCCCTTTCCGGAGCTTTGGAAACATATACAGAGAATAGAAGCAGTCAGGAATTACGAGCATTGCTATCCCTTCAGCCAGATGAAGCGACCAGAATGACCGCCGCTGGGAAAGAGAGTGTTCCTGTCGATCAGCTTCAAGTCGACGATCTTGTAATCGTGCTGCCCGGGGAACGTATTCCCGCTGATGGAATCATCCTAAAAGGAGTTACAAGCATTGACGAAAGTGCCATTACTGGGGAGAGTATACCGGTGACAAAAGCAGAGGGAAACGAAGTCTTCGCCAGCACCGTCAATAGCAGCGCTGTATTGGAAATCTGTGTCACGAAGCCTGCGCAAGAAACATTGTTCCAGCGAATCATCACAATGGTGCAAACAGCCCAGGAACAAAAATCACCTGCTCAGCATTTTATCGAGCGCTTCGAAGGTCCCTATGTCAAAACGGTTCTGATGCTGGTTCTGCTCCTTATCCTCATTCCTCCTTTTATAATAAATTGGTCGTTTACCGAGTCCTTTTATCGAGCTATGATCTTGCTTGTTGTTGCTTCTCCGTGCGCGCTGGTTGCTTCGGTCATGCCAGCCACCTTATCCGCTATCTCAAAAGGAGCAAGAAACGGGATCTTGGTCAAAGGTGGTTCTCATCTGGAAACACTTGGGCAAGTAAAAGCTGTCGCATTCGACAAGACAGGCAGTTTGACAGTCGGGAAACCATCTGTCACAGATTTCCTTGTCAGTAAAAATGCTGAAGCCAGTATTGTGCTAGAGGCAGCTTATGCTATCCAATCCCAATCCTCTCATCCTCTTGCTAAAGCAGTTGCAGCATATGCTCATGCTGATAGCATCAAGCAAGCCGAGCAAGTAACAGATGCCGCTGGGCAAGGTATGAAAGGGGTGTGGAAGGGACAGAAATGGCGGATCGGAAAAGCTTCCTATATGCAGAACCCGGCTGATCAAGAATTAACTAATCAAGCTGATGCATTGGCCGCTGCCGGGAAATCCCTTGTTTATATAGAGAACGAACAAGGAGTAGCCGGCGTATTCGCTCTGCAGGATACAATCAGACCGGAAGCAAAAGCTGCAATTCGTTCCTTATCCAAGCTCGGTATTTCCACTATCATGCTAACTGGTGATAACGACCAGACTGCAAAAGCCATCGCCAAAGAAGCAGGCATCACAACGTACCGTGCCAACTGCCTGCCTGATGAGAAGGTTGAAGAAATCAAAGAGCTGGAAAGCAGCTACGGAACGATAGCCATGGTTGGTGATGGGATTAATGACGCACCTGCCCTCGCTACTGCTCAAGTCGGAATTGCCATGGGAAATGGAACTGACGCCGCACTCGAGACTGCCGATATGGTTCTCATTAAGAATGATCTGCGTAAACTAGCCGATGCCGTTAAGCTATCGAAGCGTATGCGTAGAATCATCAAACAAAATATCATTTTCTCAGTCGCTGTCATTCTGCTGCTCATACTGGCAAATATCAGCCAATATCTTGGGTTGCCGCTAGGTGTGGTCGGGCACGAGGGAAGTACTATTTTGGTCATATTGAACGGTCTCCGGCTCTTGAGATAA
- a CDS encoding transporter substrate-binding domain-containing protein, with amino-acid sequence MGKRLGIICSLFVIMLLLGACGSNDDGKSESAGNDKVWEKIQESGKLVVGTSGTLFAASYYPEGSDELSGYDVEVIKEIAKRLDLEVEFKTSDFNNMLASVQNGRIDVAANDIEITDERKEQFAFTEPYKYSYTSMIVRKDDLSGIHSLADLKGKRAGGEASTNHSKVAEQLGAEVVTYSNATNDVYLRDVDNGRTDLIINDFYLQSLALQAFPDFNIMIHPDFKFDQIEQGAILSKDAPELKKQMDKALDEMREDGTLSKLSEEFYGGADVSEKPDEELPTVDELLKQEANK; translated from the coding sequence ATGGGTAAAAGATTAGGTATTATATGTAGCTTATTTGTAATTATGCTTCTTCTGGGAGCTTGCGGAAGCAATGATGACGGCAAATCTGAAAGCGCTGGCAATGATAAGGTATGGGAAAAGATTCAGGAGTCAGGTAAGCTAGTAGTTGGTACATCCGGTACTTTATTTGCTGCTTCTTACTACCCGGAGGGTTCTGATGAGCTTTCGGGATATGATGTAGAAGTGATCAAAGAAATTGCGAAGCGTCTGGATTTGGAAGTGGAATTCAAGACATCCGATTTTAACAACATGCTTGCTTCTGTACAAAACGGCAGAATAGACGTTGCGGCAAATGATATAGAGATAACGGACGAAAGAAAAGAGCAATTCGCTTTCACAGAGCCGTATAAGTATTCCTATACATCCATGATCGTACGGAAAGATGATTTGTCTGGTATTCACAGCTTAGCGGATTTAAAAGGAAAACGTGCTGGAGGAGAAGCTTCAACAAACCACAGCAAGGTTGCAGAGCAGCTTGGAGCAGAGGTTGTAACTTACAGCAATGCAACAAATGATGTGTACTTACGCGATGTCGATAATGGCCGGACGGACTTAATCATTAATGACTTTTATTTGCAATCTTTGGCATTGCAGGCTTTTCCTGATTTCAACATCATGATTCATCCGGATTTCAAATTTGACCAAATTGAACAAGGCGCGATTCTTTCAAAGGATGCTCCGGAACTTAAAAAACAAATGGACAAGGCTCTTGACGAAATGCGGGAAGATGGCACATTGTCTAAGCTGTCAGAGGAATTTTATGGCGGAGCGGATGTTTCCGAAAAGCCAGATGAAGAACTGCCGACAGTTGATGAATTGTTGAAACAAGAAGCTAATAAGTAA
- a CDS encoding transporter substrate-binding domain-containing protein: protein MKKRLLVFCSLLLVLVLSACGSSANDSSDQASEDKVWEAIQDSGKITVGTSGTLYPASYYPEGSDDITGYDVEVIKEIAKRLDLEVEFKTSDFNNMLASVQNGRVDLAANDIGVTDERKEKFAYSEPYKYSYTTMIVRKDDLSGINSLEDLQKKKAGGEATTGYSEIAEELGAEVVAYGNTTNDVYLRDVDNGRTDLIINDYYLQSLALQAFPDFNITIHPEFKFDETANAAIMPKDATELKKQVDKVLSEMREDGTLTKLSEEFFGGADVSKQPDEDIPTIDEVLEKQQEEAE from the coding sequence ATGAAGAAACGATTACTTGTATTTTGCAGCTTACTGCTCGTCCTTGTTTTGAGTGCTTGTGGTTCTTCTGCCAATGATAGTTCTGATCAAGCTTCTGAAGATAAAGTATGGGAAGCTATTCAGGATTCCGGAAAGATAACCGTTGGAACTTCAGGTACTTTGTATCCAGCTAGTTATTATCCGGAAGGATCGGATGATATTACTGGATATGATGTAGAGGTAATCAAGGAAATCGCGAAACGTCTGGACTTGGAAGTGGAATTCAAGACATCTGATTTCAATAACATGCTTGCTTCGGTCCAGAACGGACGAGTGGATCTCGCAGCGAATGATATTGGCGTGACAGATGAGCGGAAAGAAAAGTTCGCGTACAGCGAACCGTATAAATACTCCTACACAACAATGATTGTGCGTAAAGATGATCTCTCCGGTATAAATTCATTAGAGGATCTGCAAAAGAAAAAGGCTGGTGGTGAGGCAACGACTGGCTACAGTGAAATCGCTGAGGAATTAGGTGCCGAGGTAGTAGCGTATGGTAATACAACAAATGATGTTTATTTACGTGATGTCGATAATGGACGGACAGATCTGATCATCAATGATTATTATCTGCAGTCATTGGCGCTGCAAGCTTTCCCGGATTTCAATATCACAATCCATCCTGAATTTAAATTCGATGAAACAGCCAATGCTGCCATCATGCCGAAGGATGCAACAGAATTGAAGAAACAGGTGGACAAGGTCTTGAGTGAGATGAGAGAAGACGGTACATTGACGAAGCTTTCTGAGGAATTCTTCGGCGGTGCAGACGTTTCGAAGCAGCCGGATGAAGATATTCCGACAATAGATGAAGTATTGGAGAAGCAGCAGGAAGAAGCGGAATGA
- a CDS encoding amino acid ABC transporter permease encodes MIPFELVDIGKFFDAELAWENLPFILEGLPMTIAVAFAGMGMGLILGFFLAIGRSSRFFVLRWPARFYISFMRGTPILVFLFILYQGLPVVQIRLDAFTCAVLAFGLNSAAYIAEVNRGALNSIAYGQWESSYALGLNYWQTLTRVIVPQAARVAMPPLTNVFLDLVKATSLAAVITVPEMFQKAQIVAGRTFDSMTMYITVALVYWPLCIIISYFQERLEKRFSRYIN; translated from the coding sequence ATGATACCATTCGAGCTAGTGGATATCGGCAAATTCTTTGATGCAGAATTAGCGTGGGAGAACCTTCCCTTTATACTCGAAGGACTGCCAATGACGATAGCAGTTGCTTTCGCCGGTATGGGTATGGGTTTGATTCTCGGCTTTTTCCTGGCGATTGGCCGCAGCTCCCGATTCTTTGTCCTTCGATGGCCTGCAAGGTTTTATATCTCGTTTATGCGCGGGACACCGATACTGGTGTTTTTATTCATCTTGTATCAAGGGTTGCCTGTCGTACAAATCAGGCTTGATGCTTTCACCTGTGCTGTTCTCGCTTTCGGCTTGAATAGTGCAGCTTATATCGCCGAGGTAAACCGGGGGGCGCTGAACAGCATTGCTTATGGCCAATGGGAATCCTCCTATGCACTTGGTCTTAACTATTGGCAGACATTGACGCGGGTCATTGTCCCGCAAGCGGCACGAGTTGCGATGCCGCCGCTTACAAATGTATTTCTTGATTTGGTGAAAGCGACGAGTCTGGCAGCGGTTATTACGGTGCCGGAAATGTTTCAGAAGGCGCAGATTGTAGCTGGCCGTACATTTGATTCCATGACGATGTACATTACGGTGGCACTTGTGTATTGGCCGCTTTGTATCATCATTTCTTATTTCCAGGAACGGCTGGAGAAGCGATTCTCCCGATATATCAATTAA
- a CDS encoding MFS transporter, with protein sequence MRNAYSFWILVSIVAVSGFSQGLLLPLIAIIFEQDGLSSSMNGLNAVAIYIGILLVSPFMEAPLRKFGYRPVIMAGGLIVVAALLAFPLWKSFWFWFVLRLLIGIGDNALHFGTQTWITSSSPEKVRGRNISIYGLFFGIGFAVGPLMTSLVKVSESLPFILSGALCLVAWFTLFQLRNEFPTEENTQSSQQQGLLQRFGSTLKYAWVAFLPPLGYGFLESSLNGSFPIYGLRQDIGVSEVSILLTGFAIGGIVFQIPLGMLSDKFGRKYTLLTVILLGTIFFGAAVFTEQHYIALFICLFAAGMVLGSTFSLGISYMTDLTPRHLLPTGNLLCSITFSIGSLGGPYISGVFIEKLPDLSFFVIMTVIFAGIFTTLLVHAIFTKRAVVAEQ encoded by the coding sequence ATGAGAAATGCGTACAGTTTTTGGATTTTAGTCAGTATTGTCGCAGTCTCCGGTTTCAGTCAAGGGCTGCTGCTTCCGCTGATCGCCATCATATTTGAACAAGACGGTCTTTCTTCCTCCATGAATGGATTAAATGCAGTTGCCATCTACATCGGTATCCTGCTCGTATCTCCTTTTATGGAAGCGCCGCTGCGCAAATTCGGTTATCGGCCAGTCATTATGGCAGGTGGACTAATTGTCGTGGCAGCACTGCTCGCTTTTCCATTATGGAAGTCATTTTGGTTCTGGTTTGTACTTCGTCTGTTGATTGGAATTGGCGACAATGCCCTTCATTTTGGAACCCAGACATGGATTACATCTTCATCTCCTGAAAAGGTACGCGGGCGGAATATTTCGATTTATGGACTTTTCTTTGGAATTGGCTTCGCTGTCGGTCCGCTTATGACTTCACTAGTTAAGGTTTCAGAATCTTTGCCATTTATATTATCTGGCGCGCTTTGCTTGGTCGCTTGGTTCACCCTTTTTCAACTGCGCAATGAGTTTCCAACGGAAGAAAATACGCAATCATCACAGCAGCAAGGGCTTCTGCAGCGCTTTGGTTCCACCTTGAAATATGCATGGGTCGCTTTCCTGCCGCCGCTCGGCTATGGATTTTTGGAATCTTCTTTGAACGGAAGTTTTCCTATCTATGGCTTACGTCAGGACATCGGTGTATCAGAAGTATCTATATTGCTTACCGGATTCGCCATTGGCGGGATTGTGTTTCAGATACCACTTGGTATGCTTAGCGATAAGTTCGGCCGTAAGTACACGCTGTTGACCGTAATATTGCTTGGAACAATCTTTTTCGGGGCTGCTGTATTTACAGAACAACATTATATTGCCCTGTTCATCTGTTTATTTGCAGCCGGCATGGTCTTAGGTTCGACCTTCTCCCTCGGCATAAGCTATATGACCGATCTGACTCCAAGACATTTGCTGCCGACAGGTAATCTGCTTTGCAGTATAACCTTTAGTATCGGTAGTCTTGGTGGTCCTTATATCAGTGGCGTGTTTATCGAAAAATTGCCCGATCTCAGTTTCTTCGTTATTATGACAGTCATTTTCGCCGGAATCTTTACAACATTGCTAGTTCATGCGATTTTTACAAAACGCGCTGTCGTAGCAGAACAATAG
- a CDS encoding OsmC family protein has protein sequence MKLTMKQHGFRIELPHQTLDIDGNEQFGIRPYQLMVSSIAGCSASVFRKIMEKQRLEIDDMEVSAEVERDELAANRITKITLTFVIRGFHLDKGQLEKNLQLAHNNCSMVQSVKDSIEIEERLEVIHLNHY, from the coding sequence TTGAAGCTGACAATGAAACAGCATGGATTCCGTATCGAACTACCACATCAAACTTTGGATATAGACGGGAATGAGCAATTCGGTATCCGGCCTTATCAGCTAATGGTTTCCTCGATAGCAGGCTGCAGTGCGTCAGTATTCCGGAAGATCATGGAGAAACAGCGGCTGGAAATTGACGATATGGAAGTGTCAGCAGAGGTGGAACGGGATGAACTGGCAGCAAACCGTATTACTAAGATCACGCTGACTTTCGTTATACGTGGTTTTCATTTGGACAAAGGGCAACTGGAGAAAAATCTCCAGCTCGCGCACAACAATTGTTCCATGGTGCAATCAGTCAAGGATAGTATCGAGATCGAGGAAAGATTGGAAGTCATTCACTTGAACCATTATTAA
- a CDS encoding YfkD family protein has translation MKFARIIIAIMALTLLTLPFSIAGKAENVQKKDTEIPNHVLNISKENTYPNSNKDQIVLEPSELVRELTEESDIVIQNPELIRILNESTLKPSPLAIGYRGMIYMGHWPLEYQSAETNINWQYQKVNTNQLSNAGGESAKQMNYEQQEERYVKGGLTAEIDNPRDIKLMMLQQAQKNTKLPLSFQTVIGRGTNKENAYGVPLNKSGILTAYAPAVNEKGTITFGEVYLELKGSRKQIVVKNVTKQGIGAWIPIQDHLSFTFNVQ, from the coding sequence ATGAAATTCGCTAGAATCATCATAGCAATCATGGCATTGACTTTGCTTACTCTTCCTTTCTCCATAGCAGGGAAAGCTGAGAATGTACAAAAGAAGGACACTGAAATACCAAATCACGTATTAAATATTTCAAAGGAAAATACTTATCCGAACTCAAATAAGGATCAAATTGTTCTGGAACCAAGTGAGCTTGTCAGAGAACTGACGGAAGAAAGTGATATTGTCATCCAAAATCCAGAATTGATTCGCATTCTTAATGAATCGACTCTGAAACCATCTCCGTTGGCAATCGGGTATCGAGGGATGATCTATATGGGGCATTGGCCGCTTGAATACCAGTCTGCAGAAACAAACATCAACTGGCAATATCAAAAAGTGAATACGAACCAGCTGAGCAATGCTGGTGGAGAATCGGCGAAGCAAATGAATTACGAGCAGCAGGAAGAACGATATGTGAAGGGTGGACTGACAGCTGAAATAGATAACCCTAGAGATATTAAATTAATGATGCTGCAGCAAGCCCAGAAGAATACAAAGCTTCCGCTTTCCTTCCAAACGGTAATAGGAAGAGGTACCAATAAGGAAAATGCTTACGGTGTTCCTTTGAATAAGTCTGGAATTCTCACGGCTTATGCACCGGCAGTGAATGAAAAGGGTACGATTACTTTTGGGGAAGTCTACCTGGAGTTAAAGGGATCAAGAAAGCAGATTGTTGTTAAAAATGTTACCAAACAGGGGATTGGTGCCTGGATTCCGATTCAAGATCATCTGTCTTTCACCTTCAACGTACAATAA
- a CDS encoding SE1561 family protein: protein MATSKVDDLKQRLSAFMDYLDSIEPEETSLEEIDEMLRMLDEMENKLK, encoded by the coding sequence TTGGCAACGAGTAAAGTGGATGACTTGAAGCAGCGTCTGTCTGCATTCATGGATTATTTGGATAGTATCGAACCGGAGGAGACTTCCTTGGAGGAAATCGATGAAATGCTTCGGATGCTCGATGAAATGGAAAATAAATTAAAGTAA
- the pdaA gene encoding delta-lactam-biosynthetic de-N-acetylase: protein MRWKSFMLLLCLLLVSPSFVSAESPVSYGWGFVKSKDGSVPEVGKYQQLLDEYHSYYLDGSGEKTVYITFDNGYEQGYTGDILDVLKKHEVPAAFFITGHYVSSAPDLVKRMVDEGHIVGNHSYHHPDLTKVSKEKMQQELEMLEDAVADLTDQDDMHYLRAPRGTFSARSLKWSEELGYTNVFWSLAYADWKTGEQKGWQYAYDQVMAQMHPGAVVLLHSVSEDNAVALEKLIIELKKQGYTFRTLDDLVKQDILPKAITQF, encoded by the coding sequence ATGCGATGGAAATCATTTATGCTGCTGTTATGTCTGCTGCTTGTCTCACCATCATTTGTATCGGCAGAAAGCCCGGTCAGCTATGGCTGGGGATTTGTTAAGAGCAAGGATGGCAGTGTACCAGAAGTAGGCAAATACCAGCAGCTTTTGGATGAATATCATAGTTATTATTTGGATGGTTCTGGTGAGAAAACGGTATATATCACATTTGATAACGGCTATGAACAGGGATATACAGGAGATATTCTGGATGTATTAAAGAAGCACGAAGTACCGGCTGCTTTCTTTATTACAGGTCATTATGTATCATCAGCCCCTGATTTGGTGAAAAGGATGGTCGACGAAGGTCATATTGTCGGCAATCATTCATATCATCATCCAGATTTGACAAAGGTTTCTAAAGAAAAGATGCAGCAAGAGCTTGAAATGCTGGAGGATGCTGTAGCTGATTTGACAGATCAAGACGACATGCACTATTTAAGGGCGCCACGAGGTACCTTTAGTGCCCGTTCGCTGAAATGGTCTGAAGAACTTGGCTACACGAATGTATTCTGGTCCCTTGCTTATGCTGATTGGAAAACAGGCGAACAAAAAGGCTGGCAGTACGCGTATGATCAAGTGATGGCCCAAATGCATCCGGGTGCAGTCGTCTTGCTGCACTCTGTATCTGAAGATAATGCCGTTGCTTTGGAAAAATTGATCATTGAACTGAAGAAGCAAGGATATACCTTCCGTACATTGGATGACCTGGTCAAACAGGATATCCTGCCGAAAGCCATTACGCAATTTTAA
- a CDS encoding LysR family transcriptional regulator, with protein MHINHLKTFTVAAETLNFTKTAQLLDYAQSSVTAQIKALEKEYGVDLFQRLGKRIYLTEAGIKMLSYAKRILALHDEMRLVFADEPENKGTILIGACESQCIYRLPELLRFIRNQYPQVQVILKPVPSSKTAEKMLQEGELDLAFIMERNRHNALLESVSLFQEEIVLISSPNHQLAVYPSASLAEVMQHPLILTEKDCSYRTELEQALQKQNLQPENVIEFGSIEAIKQCVMAGLGLSYLPLMTVEKELQSGELSTVDLDEPINQPTTKLLWHKNKRLTKVMHDVIDFAIKQIG; from the coding sequence ATGCACATCAACCATTTGAAGACTTTTACTGTAGCGGCTGAAACACTTAATTTCACAAAGACTGCTCAGCTGCTGGATTACGCACAATCTAGCGTTACCGCACAAATAAAAGCGCTGGAAAAGGAATATGGAGTTGATTTGTTCCAGCGTTTGGGAAAGAGGATTTATCTTACCGAAGCGGGAATTAAAATGCTGAGCTATGCTAAAAGAATCTTGGCATTGCATGATGAAATGCGACTTGTATTTGCGGATGAGCCAGAGAATAAAGGCACAATTCTGATAGGTGCCTGCGAGAGTCAATGCATCTACCGGTTGCCTGAACTCCTTCGCTTTATACGAAATCAGTATCCACAGGTGCAGGTTATTCTGAAACCCGTACCGTCTAGTAAAACTGCGGAGAAAATGCTCCAGGAAGGCGAGTTGGATTTAGCATTTATTATGGAGCGAAATCGGCACAATGCTTTACTGGAGTCAGTCTCTCTATTTCAAGAGGAGATCGTTTTGATAAGCTCCCCGAACCATCAGCTGGCAGTTTACCCCTCCGCTAGCTTGGCTGAGGTGATGCAGCATCCTTTGATCTTGACGGAGAAAGACTGTTCTTATCGAACGGAATTAGAGCAAGCATTACAAAAACAGAATTTGCAACCGGAAAATGTCATTGAATTCGGCAGTATAGAAGCAATCAAGCAATGCGTAATGGCTGGTTTGGGTTTATCTTACTTACCGCTCATGACAGTGGAAAAAGAATTGCAATCAGGCGAGTTAAGCACTGTAGATCTTGATGAACCAATCAATCAGCCCACAACGAAGCTCCTTTGGCATAAAAATAAGCGTTTAACGAAAGTGATGCATGATGTAATTGATTTTGCGATAAAACAAATAGGATAG
- a CDS encoding DNA-3-methyladenine glycosylase: MDQLNIVDVKGHELKLPVVLGDESRHIVVLQFNGTITSPIVKVSSADSSRQEDILAWVENWLQWDIDLAEVAAHFIGSDLERLFYAHAGTPIVKDTDLYYCLMKTIIHQQLNLKFAYTLTNRFVEAFGTKQEDIWFYPTPQNVASLEYDDLRKLQFSQRKAEYVIDTSRLIIEGKLDLAQLAAASNEEIASELTKIRGLGSWSAQNWMLFGLGRSDLLPAADIGVQNALKSYDNLTEKPTPATIHTRGESWAPYRSYATMTLWRSIET; the protein is encoded by the coding sequence ATGGATCAGCTGAATATTGTTGATGTAAAAGGGCATGAGCTGAAGCTTCCTGTTGTATTGGGAGATGAATCGCGGCATATCGTCGTGCTCCAGTTCAACGGAACAATTACATCACCGATTGTCAAAGTGTCTTCTGCAGATTCTTCGAGACAGGAGGACATACTTGCTTGGGTGGAGAACTGGCTCCAATGGGATATTGACCTTGCAGAAGTAGCTGCTCATTTTATCGGTTCGGATTTGGAGCGGCTTTTTTATGCACACGCAGGAACACCTATCGTAAAAGATACAGACTTATACTACTGTTTGATGAAAACAATTATCCACCAGCAGCTTAATTTGAAGTTCGCCTACACACTGACAAATCGGTTTGTCGAAGCATTCGGGACAAAACAGGAAGATATCTGGTTTTATCCAACACCGCAAAACGTTGCTTCCTTGGAATATGACGACTTGCGGAAGCTGCAGTTTTCGCAAAGGAAAGCTGAATATGTAATTGATACAAGTCGTCTTATTATAGAAGGGAAGCTGGATCTCGCACAGCTTGCTGCTGCTTCTAATGAAGAAATTGCTTCAGAGCTTACGAAGATCAGGGGGCTTGGAAGCTGGTCCGCGCAAAACTGGATGCTGTTCGGGTTAGGGCGTTCCGACTTATTACCAGCTGCTGATATCGGGGTACAAAACGCCTTGAAATCATATGACAATCTCACTGAAAAACCGACTCCAGCAACAATACATACGCGAGGAGAAAGCTGGGCTCCTTACCGCAGTTATGCGACTATGACGCTTTGGAGAAGTATTGAGACCTGA